Proteins co-encoded in one Metabacillus sp. KUDC1714 genomic window:
- a CDS encoding DctP family TRAP transporter solute-binding subunit, protein MKYLIGSSFFVMIMILAIFFYPFDRFKQEEISFDDEQEGLSDQIIIRFSHVVAENTPKGLAAQKFAELADEKTDGLVKVEVIPNGTLYTDEQELDALMNNDVQMIAPSLSKMTKLAPEWGLFDLPFLFQKNEDITSVFSSEIGNSFLRLHEDENITGMALWSNGFKQMTSSESSLKKPEDFKGQRFRIMPSAMIEEQFERLGAEPIVMPFDQVYMSLEEEKFEGQENTISNIYSRRLYELQNYMTISNHGFLGYAVLMNKEFWDHLPEDVQSSLTDAMDETTTWMLEESMKMNKAQLGVIERESSIDIHYLTEEEQGKWLDNLQPVYQSFLQHVTEDFVKEFVEERVKDMEKQ, encoded by the coding sequence ATGAAGTATTTAATAGGCTCGAGTTTCTTTGTGATGATCATGATCTTAGCTATCTTTTTTTATCCTTTTGATCGATTTAAACAGGAAGAAATTAGTTTTGACGATGAACAAGAGGGATTGTCAGATCAAATCATTATTCGATTTAGCCACGTTGTTGCTGAAAATACGCCCAAAGGTTTAGCTGCGCAGAAATTTGCTGAATTAGCTGATGAAAAAACAGATGGTTTAGTTAAAGTAGAGGTGATCCCAAATGGTACTCTATATACTGATGAACAAGAGTTAGATGCGTTAATGAATAACGATGTTCAAATGATTGCACCGTCCTTATCAAAAATGACAAAACTAGCACCTGAATGGGGACTATTTGATCTACCCTTTTTGTTTCAAAAAAACGAGGATATCACGTCTGTCTTTTCTAGTGAAATTGGAAACAGCTTTTTACGGCTCCATGAAGATGAAAACATAACAGGGATGGCATTATGGAGCAATGGCTTTAAACAAATGACAAGCAGTGAAAGTTCATTGAAAAAGCCTGAAGATTTTAAGGGTCAACGTTTTCGGATTATGCCAAGCGCTATGATTGAAGAACAGTTTGAACGCCTAGGAGCTGAGCCGATCGTTATGCCTTTTGATCAAGTCTATATGTCATTAGAAGAGGAAAAGTTTGAAGGACAGGAAAATACAATTTCTAATATATATTCTAGACGTCTATATGAGCTTCAAAATTATATGACAATAAGTAACCACGGTTTTTTAGGCTATGCTGTGTTAATGAATAAAGAGTTTTGGGATCATCTCCCTGAAGATGTTCAATCTAGTTTGACAGATGCAATGGATGAGACAACTACCTGGATGTTAGAAGAGTCGATGAAAATGAACAAAGCTCAATTAGGTGTGATAGAGAGAGAATCCTCAATTGACATTCATTATTTAACCGAAGAAGAACAGGGGAAATGGCTTGATAATCTTCAGCCGGTATATCAATCGTTTCTTCAGCATGTGACTGAGGATTTTGTAAAAGAATTTGTAGAGGAAAGAGTTAAGGATATGGAGAAGCAGTAG